One Coffea eugenioides isolate CCC68of chromosome 2, Ceug_1.0, whole genome shotgun sequence genomic window, CCAATCCAAACACTTAAATTATATAAAAAGCCTTTGACCTAGAAGCAACCGAAGCCCTTCCCACTTGTATCTCCATCAGTAATTCTCAGAACCAAAGATAGATCCCCCAGCCCAAAACCCCATAAACCAAAGGCCCATACCAGTGAATGATTTCCCCCATCCCCCCTCACTTTTTTTCGTTTTCTCTTTCCTAAATACCCAGGGGAATAAAGCCTTGATTCACCAGATGACAAATAAATAAGAGAATCTCCAACGGTCGATTAATAAAACcacaataataaaataataataacaataagaCCCCTtcaacccccccccccaacgGTCCACTTTTCAGACCGCATTCTCAAGCCAATTCTTCAGCCTTCACCTCACCGCTATAATCTGAGGCATTTTCACTTCACTATTCCATCACAATAAGCCAGTAAACAAGCCAAACTTCTTCAGAAAACTCGGAAAAATCGAAGCTTTGTGTAAAGATTTGAAGCTCCTTTCCTCCCTTTCTTGTAGAGGAAAATGGAGGTAGCAGTAATTGATTGGAAGAGCATAGATTCGAGGTTTGCCAAAGATGAGGTTTATGAGAATATCAATGCTCCTCAATGGGTTGATTTTTCTGCCCCTGATGCCTCCGTTGATGATGAGTCTTGGTTCTGTAGACCAGGTAATATCTGGGCAACAAATAAGTGTAATTTGGCTTTTTGGGTCATTGATTTTGGAGAAATTGTATGGGttttagtttcttgattttgaggTTTCTGGTGCTGATTGTTTGCAGATTGTAATCATCCAAAAAGGGTTGAAGATTTCTTCAAAGAAACAACTCCACATTTTAAGGTTTCTTTACTTCTCTGCGCTGtgcattttcttgatttctATGCTGTATGTGGGttcttcttttatttattgttcctttttcttttttttttttcttttttttggaagGGGGGAGGAACCCATTTGGTTTTCAGgcaaaattaagtaataaaAGTAGTTATTTGCAGATTAATTACTGCGTTGAAGATTTATGAAGTGGGTTATTGCTCATTGcttatgcaatttttttttttttttggtggggctttgggttggggggggggggcgggGTGGAGATTTCAATTAATTACTAGGAAATGGTTTAGAATTCAAGATTGAATTTTGATATGGGAATTTCTCTGTAATGCTGCCCTGCTATTTTTTCTTGTACATATACAAAATTGAACATTAATTTACCCAATCCTACTGGCAACATGTAAGATTTAGGTTCTGAGGTCCGTTTGGATATTGGATTTTTAGAAGGAAAAGGACAAGACTTTTTGCTTTTGCAAATGTGTGGAAGAAATTAAAGAGTTTTGGGTTTTTGTTCCAAGTGTTTATTCCATAATTTGTTAACATTCAGTTTCTTTGTTGTATTCCTTAAAACCATTTAGTATAAAATTTTGAGCTATCCTAGAATCTCATTTCTTGGATTCACTAAAATTTAAGTGCTAAACAATGCCCTCAGTGAAAGAGGAAATGAAGCTAAGCTCATTTCCCTTTTGCAGTAAATCTTATTTGGAAAAGTTCCAAGTACATAAAACATTATGATTTTAACATTCTGAGACATGTAAAACATTATGCCCTTAGTGATTCTAACCCGGTCTAATAGTGAATGGATTGTCTCTCTCTAGTAAATTTTATAGATTTAGCTAATGCATCACCAGTTAATCGGAAGCTGAAAAAGTATTAAGTTGTTCCATTTGAGTAATATTGTTTGACTCGTCTATTTTGAAATAACTTTTTCAACTAATCTTCTATCCTGATGTTTCAGAGGTCGGCTAGTGTCTCAGAGATACTTCCATTTGGTGAAAGAACAAGGAGGTACAAATGCAGTCCTAGCTCTTTAAGCATTTTATAGTCCTCATCGATCTTTCATGTCTGATGATTGGAGAACAATTCTTCTTATGATTTCAGAGATGCTACACTGAAGAAGAGGGGACTAAGAGGACCTTCAATATCACCAATCAAGGACTTGAAGTATGGAAGGATTACTGAAGACAGTGAGAACCAGAATCCCAATTTCTTGACCCCTCCCCATTACAAAGGTAAATTCATGAAAGAGGGAATAAAATCAGGCACAGAGAAGAAACAAATTCGTGAAAGTACATTGAAGAAGGAACAACCACGAAGTCTCAGAAGTACCTTGTCTGCAAAGAATCTGTTTGCTGGCAGCGATATACTTAATAAGGTGGCAGAGTTTTGCAATGAATTGAAGAAGTTGGCAACAAGGGCCAAGGACAGAGAGAATGTGGAGGAGAAGTTGATTAAAGACCATGTGAGGGATGATTCTGGTGACCTAGatgataaagaaaaagaaaggaaaccaTTGCTTGAGGCAAGCATGGAGAAACATGAAGCACAGCAAAATAGCAAGTTCCAGGATAAGCGGACAAGGAAGAAGTAAGTGCTATATCCCTTGTTCTTTGTCATGTTACCTGAAAGTTCTTTTTATCTTGGTCACAAATTGTATTAGCACTAGATATTGGCAATGAACCCCATACCACATAGATGCATATGGAGCACACAACTTAGAATTAGGAAAAAGAATTTCTGGTTTTGGAATAACAACTCAATATTATCCCACCATATTGTAATCATCACTGGAGTTAAATTTGGGCATATGGGTGAGGGCAGACAGTTTTTGGCCCTGTGTGTTTATGTATTAGAGCAGTTAAAATTATGTTAATTGGTGCAGATTGATGTTATGTTTGGACCAACTCAGTGCAGAAAATGGACCATCTGATTCTTGGAATTGGATGGATGATTTAGCTATAATGTATTTTTGAAAAGATGTAGACATCTTGTGCCCAAAAATGCCCTTCTAGGAATCCAATTATAAAACATTATTCTGTGGTTCCTAAATATAATCTATTCGGTCAATATCATGCAGGAGATATGATGATGCAGAAAACACTCCAGTTACTATCAATGTTAAGACCATCAAGCATCAAGAAGAGACATTGTTGCAGATTAGGACTTGTCCTCCCACTCCACAATGTTTTTCAGCCAGCCGTGGACCTTCCAATGCTACCCACACCCCACCACAAGCTTTCAAGTCTAGAATGCCGGTAATGAGGACTTTCAGAGACCATATTGCTTCACCAGTTTACTTTCAATTCGTTTATATCATTGAAATAACAAATGGTGGCAATTACagagttttcctttcttttatatgGTTTCACCAAAATAGTTTGATATCAGTTGGGGGATAAAGAAAGATACATGATTTTGCTTTTCTGTTTCTAACCATCCCCTATAAGTCAGTGCTCTTCTACCGATCATGATGTGGTTTTGGCCTAAGTTACAATGGCGTAATTTGCACAAGATTGTACCAAAGTTCATGTGGTGGAAGTTTACATTATTTTCAAATTATTATCGTGTCTTGTTTACTAATTTCATGCACATTATGCTTCATGAAACTAGGAGAGAGGAGTTCTGCAGGAGCTGGGACAGAGGAATTTCGATGAGAAGAATAATGAGATAGGAAAGAAGAGCAATCATGGAGGGCATGCGGCGATGATTGGTGAAAAAGAAGCCAAGCCTTTGGATGTATTATGGTTTCTAAAACCTTGCACACTTTCTAGTTAGTCCATTTAGAAGTCAAGCCAGACATTCAATTGTATTCTCTCATTCTTTCATTCTTTCGTATCAGGTGCTTCTTagacacacatacatatatccACATTCTTCAATTCATTTGTCCATTCATCTCATCTCATCTACTGGGAAATATATATTGTAATAAGAACATGGTTTGTGCCAGAAACCAACTTCAGTAAATAAAACTTGTTGTCTTTGTCCTTCATTTTGCTGTGCTCCAGCTCTATAGATGTAAAGGATAAATGTTCTAGTCGAGCaacaatataaatattttaGGCTTTCAATTAGGctgttacaagttttttttttcctttccccttCGAAGAATTCTCTATTGAGTTTTCAAAAATGTGATCAAGAGGCCTATGCAAAATATATCTCCAATCAGTTTTTAGAATTTTTAGCTCAATCGATAGCCTTTTGTTTCTTCGATATatattgaaacaaaaaaaaaaaaaagggtctcTTCGCATGGAGGTTGTGAAGGATATCAGGTCTGATTGGGGATAAAATCCGTTTAGCACTCAAATCTGCGATGCATTAATTGTAACTCTGAATTTCAACAGCTAGACTTCTTTGATAACGATTTTGTTTACTGTATTCCAGTTCTAGTTTTACAAACAGAACTTTAAAGCAGTAGTGTTTGATACTTATATTATACCCATTATTTGAAAACGGGTGTTTAGATACCcactatttggaaaaattatttgtcatatgtgagataaaaagatagtagttaaaaagataaaatattttatagCAAATCCTGAACTTAGACAGCTGAGAGAACTCGAAGAACCCTTCTCTAACCACTAGTCAAACCTCAGTGATTTTTTACATTTAGACTAACATTTTGGGGCATTCCAAACCTACAATTATATATCCGCCAATCGAAGGCCTCTATAGCATCCCCAATTTCTGCTCCTTATTCAGTGATTTTTCCAAAATGGATACAATAAAGTGAGTGATGATTCGTTCTCCTCTCAGGGACACATCTAAAAGAGGAGAATCCAATAGAACCAAAAGCCCCTCAAGAGTTGGGATGAATAAGCCCAGAATTCCAATCAAATTACCCTGATTATACCTCATGATGATGATCGGTCCAAAAGATGTTGGAGTAGAGATACTTTACAAAGCGAAACTCCAGGAAGAAATTGATTATCTAATGAGAAATTCTCCACAAAATGTGTTGAcccttttcaaacattttggaTCCAAAAACACACAAAGTCCAAAAGCAGAGCTTTTCCTTTAGAAATGACAACAGTATCATCCACTTTACCAGGATGCCAACCACATTTTGAACAATCTTTAGACCCCTTTTGTTTCTTCCTATCTCCACCTACCCGTTATAGGTAACAATTATATCAAAATCACATCCAAAGCAGTTGTCTTTCGATGgtaattaataaataatcaaagcCAAATACTAATGACAAACTTGTCCACACTTACATGATTAGTATAAATGgagaatctgaaattttgcataCAGACGGCACTATAAACTATAATCATCTGTTAGTCCAAACGGTAACGTGTTAAGCAACAAACCCCACCTCTTTTTCCAAAATGACATAAtgtattttatatatatatatatatatatatgtgtgtgtgtgtgtgtgtgtgtgtgtgtgtgtgtgtgtgtgtgtgtgtgtgtgtgtgtgtataaaCAAACTATGCAGCTTTCTCCTCAGTCCAAACTGCAAAGCACCACAAATAGATTTAATACTTTGAAATGTGGCAGTAATTTCTTCCAATGCAATATGTTGTTGAGAGATTGAGACCTTAATAATTGTCAGATGCAATTACACAAAATAATGCCTGGATAACACAAGAAGTTTTGTACCATAATTCATGTCCTGGATAACATGATGGGCAAATTAGGCCAAAAATGATGCCCTCTAATGCAGGGCAAATTAGACCAAAAATGATGCCCTCTAATGCAGGGGCAATAAGCATAAATTAGCCCGGAAAAACAAGATAGCATCACAGCAAGATTCAGTCAGAAAACACACAATTTTGAAACGATTGATCAAACTCTTATTGATTCTCTTGGATTTCCATACAACTACCATTGTACAAAGATGCCGCAACGGCTTCATTATTACACCAAGTTATGGAAACTACAGCCCACAACACCAATACAAGAAACGAAGAAATTAACAGCAAAATCAGAACCGAATGACATAAAGAAAAGGCCAGAAAGATTATGTACAAGCAACCCTCTACTCTGATCATCAAACAAAAACCATAAGAACTTTAGTCATTTATTCCTTCACCTAGTAGTGATACAAAGCATACAATTGAAGATCCTAGAACAAGCATACCGTACACGGGGATACACCCCATTTGTATACAAACTTGATTCCCTCCAAAGATCTTCCATGGTCTccagaaacaaatttaagcttCTTACTGGAGGGACATAAAGGATCAGGGGCGCTGCTGAGAAAGCCACAGCAAAGAAAAAGTGCAGCATCTCTTTcagaacaaaacaaataattaagCAACCGGACTAGTTAATCAGTCCCTTCTTctcaggggaaaaaaaaaatctgatctTGGATGGATCTTGCTGATCTGCTATGAAGGTTTTGATCTTGCTGATCTGCTATGaaggtttttttcttttttgcagaGTTAAGAGAGTTTGGAGTTTCTTGGCTATTTAGTATAATAATCCCAAGCAGATATGTATGGGCTATGGACCATTTTTGGGGTTGGATATAGTGGAATTAAATATGGCGCGTGGGAAGAAAGCTACTACTCGTTGAATCAAGAAATTGTagaattaaataattatgaTTGATTTAGCCTTTCTGGGTGCTGCGGCTGCAAGTGCATTTTGGAGTTTTTGACATGAACAATGACAGGTGAACTTATGTCAGCCCCTAGTTTTCATCCCTTGGTTGTTTCGTAGTATTAGTTTGGAATAATTTCAGAAGTCTCCCCCTGAGGTTTATGCTAATATTCAATTAGTATCtctaaatttttgaaatatcacTTGCCTCCCCCTCGAATCACACCTTTTGTAACAATGTCCCCCCACCCCCCCATATCCTAAAAGTATTCCTATAATAATCATGTAAGGAGAGAGATATACTTTCCTTCCAAATCTACCCTTTTGTATTGTCTTATCTTGAATTTTCTATCAAATTGATCTTAATATTAGATTTGCATGGGAggacttaaaaaaaatttaagaaggGGAGAGGGGGTATTAAGTGCGACAATAATTCttagaattgtgattttttttcattttgatttTTCCTAGATTATTTTTGCCTATATGATTATTAGAATAATGAATAAAATCCAATATAAGATTGGCATATGAGACTAAAAAAAATAGAGGAGAGAGATGTTTATATAGAAAAATAATTGTTAGAATAGTCACTTCGATTTATAATCTTTTAAATTTTATTGCATAAATAATTGTtagaataaaagggtattttaatATAAAGTTTGCATTAGAGAATTAAAAATGGGGGAAAGAGATATTTAAGTGCAAAAATAGTTGTTATAATAGTATTCTTTTCAGGGATTTTGGTactttctcttccctttttttttttttttttgcttaaacaAATGTTAGAGAAGTAAGGGTGATTTAATATAACGTTGTTGCTGGAGGATTAAGAAAGTTGGAGGTAGAAGATTATTTAAGAGcaaaaataattatttgaatAGCCATTGTCTTTATCAACTTAGATTTTTTCTTCTAGATTTTATTTGcttaaataattttcaaggataATTTAATACACAGTTAATGTAGGACGGTTAAATAAGTGGGATGACTcaagtggaaaaaaaaaagttaaaatagcCATTTTATTTTAGTGATTTTGATTTGTCTCTTCCATTTTTTGTCTAAAGAATTACTATAATAGTGAGGGCAATTTTGTCAATTTGTACTATGATAGTGATTAGTGATCCCATGTCACTAATAGGACAGTAAgtaatatttttgaaactttaaaGGTGCCAAGTAATATTAGCATAAACCTCAACGGAGGAATTATTCTTATTAGATTTGGTATgctttgtttgtttgtttatttatgtatttatttatttttggtttttGGTATACCAGATGTGttacaaaagttttttttttttaagggaaGGTGTAACAAAAGTTTAACATAAATCTTTGTCAGGTAGTCTTGAATTACTCTCCAATTGAGTTGTCTTTAAGCAAATTTTTGTTCAGATTGCAGTTTTCTATAGAAAAAGTTTTACGTTTtctgtaaatatattttttaattaacattttattttacatatatcaaatcgttataatatatattttttatcaaaactctaaaaaaaataacaatccaaacggACTATGCTAATTGAGTTGAATGGTCAAAGctttgaaatgaaaagaaactcgGTTTCATACTACATACATTTACATTTATGTTCAAAGCTCTTTTCACTTTGCCCTTATACAAGAGACACCTTCGCCAAAATGCGAACTCAAAAAATTGTAACAAATTGTAAGATGGCATCATACAAATTGCAACATAAGCACGCCTTGTCAAACACTTGTCTTTTACACTCGATCTACAACAAATATTTATTTTGCAAAAGATCTTTAACTCAATTCGCTTTTTATTGTTCTTGGAGCATGAAAACCTTCCTTTTCCCAACTTCCAGTACTTACATCTACTCAATAAACCTTATTCAGTAGATAATTTCAACTGATTGAAtgcttgatcattttacatgcaAAGTAGAAGGCCAATACCCTACCAAGATCAATTTtactcttctttttttgtttttaaagataCTTTCCTATTTTCTCTACTTTTAATAGCGATTTATATGGCTAATTTGTTTCCTATGACGTTGTTTTCCCCCTTCTTTTGGCACACTCAGTATCTCACCTAAAGGGTGATATGGTTTTTCCATTGGTTTTGCAAACAAAATTTGTATTAGAATGATTTGAATGCTAGTTTTAGGTGGAAAAGTTCTTATTTTTTCAAGTTAAGGGAGTAAAGTGGAATTACTCACAACTTCCAAGTTGATTATCTACATGTAGATTGTTTGATTATTCAGTCGCAATCGATTCTTACCACAATAGATTAAATACTAAAAGGGTCAACTAATCATATACTAATTTGACTTGGAAACCAAATCTTACCACTTAAGGGCTATGGCTAAATGGTTCTTCTCTTCCTACTAAaacaattttaatttattagCTTGAAAATTTTTATGCGGTTCAAAATCGCCAAAAACATGTGGATTACAAAAGCTTCGTCTTTAGTAGGTCATTTCATTGTCTAAATTTAGTACACTTAACCAATTCGATCACAGTATTGTGCCACCTCCCCATAGACTTTGAGTTGGTTGGCTAGTCTTTTTCAAGAGGTGGGACAAGTCCAAGAGTAagatggaagagaaaacaagtGTTGCCTAACatgtttcagaaaaaaaaaaacatgtttccaaatatttaaaaaaaatgtatataaCAAGGCCCTtttacatgtatatatatatgtgtgtgtgtgcgtgtgtatatatatagttttccttttttcctttcctcttttaatttttttgatcTTTCATTATGAGGTAAGTTACAAGTGGAGACACAAGCTGGCAAATGACAATTGACCCCAAGCAATTTCCAAAGCAGTTTTCTTTGTTTATATACTTTAACCATCAAGCATGtatgtaaatttaaattttgaaattttagatTATTCAGGTTaatcttttatctctcttttttcttctttttgtttatGGAGGGCATAAGTGGTCTAATATTTACACGTATCAATCATTAaccaaaatttcactaaaaaaataaaggtctttttttttttttttaacattagTCTGATTTTTCAAGAGCTCAATTAACTGGTAGGAATTCAGGCAATTGGTGACCTTGATATAAACTGTGGAAAGCTTTCTAATGCAGCCAAAATGTTGACATTCTCCTTCTATCATAACTGCAAGCGAGCTTTAACACAACCTAAAATGACTTGGTGGCTGCTTTTTATAATACGTGTTGATTGAAAGGAAActagatttttttaaaacataGTTTATAATGTTAAATTGTGTGGAAGTACAAAaggtagaaaataaaaaatatttcttcttgaaaaaaaaaaagacttctTCTAATTCTTTACTAGATAAGAACCTAATGGCTATGAGCATTGCAGTGTAGTAAAATGTAACATTGTTTAGATTGCGAGTTTTCGTAGAATTATTTTTTTCGAcacattttacaaaaattttaaaaacttgcAACCCAAACAAGGCCTAAACTTCTCATATACAGGTGGAAAAGTGTGGTAAAAATATACACTTCGAGTTGAAGAAAATTGGATTGGACTTTGAGAATACAGATGATTCTAAGCAACCGATTCTTTGCATATTAAATAGTATTACGTGGAACTCGCTTAAGTATTCCAGCTAGCTTTTTAACTAGTACCTTAATATTAGAATGGATTTTTACTGTGTGGTGCCCTGAGAATATTAGGTAAGTACGCAAAAAAGAGAGCGGGCTGACTGTTAAAGGTCTAAAATTAATACCTGAATTGCAACACTTTgcaaagaaaattaatttttttgtataaTAGAAGCACCTAACCCACTTCTTTTAGTGCGCTAAGGGTACCAAATACATAGACATATTCCTATTACAATATTAGCACATTAGTCTTGGTTTTGCATAAACCTCTGCTAGTCAAAAAGTTAGATAAACCCTATTATGAAATGGAAGATTCAAGATATATGAGTTAGTTGGGAAATGTCTACTCGTCTGTTGACATCTTTTATTTAAGAACTTATagtaaatttatttttaaaaaattaagaaaaagtcCCGAGAGCCAGGAGGCAGGTTGGGGGTGATGTGGGGTGGCAAATTGacaactttatttttttaagggataattt contains:
- the LOC113762644 gene encoding uncharacterized protein LOC113762644, which translates into the protein MEVAVIDWKSIDSRFAKDEVYENINAPQWVDFSAPDASVDDESWFCRPDCNHPKRVEDFFKETTPHFKRSASVSEILPFGERTRRDATLKKRGLRGPSISPIKDLKYGRITEDSENQNPNFLTPPHYKGKFMKEGIKSGTEKKQIRESTLKKEQPRSLRSTLSAKNLFAGSDILNKVAEFCNELKKLATRAKDRENVEEKLIKDHVRDDSGDLDDKEKERKPLLEASMEKHEAQQNSKFQDKRTRKKRYDDAENTPVTINVKTIKHQEETLLQIRTCPPTPQCFSASRGPSNATHTPPQAFKSRMPERGVLQELGQRNFDEKNNEIGKKSNHGGHAAMIGEKEAKPLDVLWFLKPCTLSS